The sequence GCCCGGCATGTCGGTTTACGCTTCGACAGATCTTTCCATTCAAGGCATCACAACGGCTCAAGTCGCATTGGATCAAGCAACATCAAACGAAGGTAAAGGGCAGTAACGATGAACTTCTTAGCATACTTCGCGAATCGTCAGTTTTTGGCCCGTATCATCACAGTCATGGTGTTGCTAACGGGCGCTATGTCGTTAATGCAGCTCAATTTACAAGAGTACCCAGATGTTGCGATGGACACGGCGGAAATTGAAACCAGTTATCCCGGTGCAACAGCTCAAGACATTGAACTGAACATCACCAATCCTATAGAGAAAGAACTTCGCTCTGTGGATGGCATTGCCTACTTTTCGTCTGAATCTTCAGAAGGGCGTTCTTTTATCGAGGTTGAGTATTTGCCCGGTGAAGATGCTGCGGTGATCTTACGAGATATACAGCAAGCGGTAGACCGAGTCGGGAACCTGCCGAAAGACATTGATTCGCCGCCAGTTGTGACTCAGCAGAAAACCTCTTCTTTGGATGTGTATCACTTTGGTGTGAGCCTATCAGAAAGCAACACCGATCCCGCTTCATTGCAGCACTACGCGTATCAGTTAGAAAAGAGAATCAACAACCTTGGTGGCGTAGGTTCTATCAAGCTTTCTGGTTTTAATGAGCGAGAGTTTTGGGTTGAAGTAGACCCTGAAAAAGCACGCCGTTACCAAGTCGCCTTTGATGATATCAGCACCGCGATCGAGCAGCACAACCTGTCGCAGTCGGGCGGATTTGTTGAATCATGGAGCCAAGAGCAGAAGATCGTCACCATGACTAAAGTGGCGTCGGTCGATGATGTGTCTAACATCGTGATTAAGGCGCTGGATTCTGGTCAAGTCGTTCGCGTGTCTGATGTAGCGAACGTTATCGATACTTTCGCGCGAGCAACAGAAGATCCGGTGATGAGCGGTAAGCCTGCGGTGATTTTCTCTATCACAAACAGTGGTAGTGCCGATGTAACTGCTACTATCGACAGTATCAAGGCTCTGTTAGACCAAGAAAGCGAACGCACTGGCGGAAAATTCATCTTCCAAACAAGTCTAGATCTTGGTAAAGACATGGGCGAGAAGTTCTCTATCGTGGCAACCAACGGTGCGATAGGTTTAGTGCTGGTTCTACTGATCTTGAGCATGATCCTACAACGTCGTGTCGCTTTCTGGGTGTCGGTTTCTATTCCGTTTTGTGTGTTTGGTGTGATGATCGTTTTGCCTATTATGGGGCTTAATTTAGACAGCATCACGTTGGCTGCACTGCTGTTGGTGATAGGCATTATCGTCGACGATTCAGTGATCATTGCCGAAAGTATTTTCCAAGAAAAGGAAGCGGGTAAAAAGGGTGTTGATGCTGCGGTATCTGGAACGCTAAAGGTGATTAAGCCGTTGATGGCGAGCCTAGTGACCACTGCCTTAGTGTTTATCCCAATGATGTTTATTCCTGGCACCATGGGCAAGGCGGTTGCGGTGATTCCGATTACCGTTATTGCAGCACTTGTGTTCTCATTCATTGAATGTACTCTCACGCTGCCTGCACACTTAGCCTCTGCGAAAGAGAGCAGCTCAAAGGCGCAAAAAAAGGATCGATTTGAATGGATAGCGAACCACTACCTTTCGCTGCTCAATCTCGCTCTGAACTATAAGAAGTCAGTGATTGCATTGGCGTTAGTTGGATTCGCCATTTCTGGTTTTTTAGTCTCTTCGTTGAAAGTGGATATCTTCCCGACAGAAGCGGGAAAATACATTGAGGTGTATACCGAAGTTAAGGCTGGCACTCCGCTAAGCAAGGTGCGAGAAGCCCATCAGTCGATAGAGCAAGCGATTGAATCCCTGCCAGAAACGGAACTGGTCAGCTACGAATTGGTTTATTCATCACCAGTATCACAGGGCACTATTAACCTGACGAACTTTGATCAGCGTAGCCGTTCAGCTGAGCAGATCATTGCATCACTGAATGAAGAGCTAGCGCAGTTGTCAGGTGACATGTTCATCAAGTTCTCAATTGATGCTGGTGGTCCGCCTCCCGGTGAGCCTGTTGAGGTTCGAGTGCTTGGTGGAACAGAGAGTGAACGCAACCAAACCGTTGAGCTAGTGATGGCTTGGCTCGAAGATTACCAAGGCGTGACCAGCATCAACCACAGTGAGGCACTGAAAGATCCTCAACTAAATATTGTTCCTCAATATCACTGGTTGGCGAAATACAATTTGACGGTGAGTGATTTATCGAATGCGCTGCGTGTAGGATTTGATGGTAACAGCGTGACATCCACGTGGCTCGGGGATCAAGAAGTTGATATTCGAGTGGTATTGGACGAGCAATTTCGTGACCTTGAAAAGTTGAAGACCACTAAAATCTACACGGCCGATGGACAGCAAGTACCGTTGAGTCGCTTGGCTATGGTTGAGCAGATAGAAATCCCGCGACTCATCAAGCACTACAATGGTGAGCGCGAAGTTACGGTATCCGCTGCATTGTCTGATGAAAGCATTAGTCCAGTCGCATTAGCCGATGAGCTAGTCACAGAGCTTACAGGTCAATACCCATCAAGCGTGACGATTAACGTAGGCGGTGAAGCTGAAAGCACCAACGAGACGATGAGTGGCTTTATGGTGGTGTTCCCTGCAGCGATGGTGGCGATCTACTTTGTATTGGCGGTAATGTTCAACTCATTACTTCAACCACTGCTCATTATGGCGGTTATCCCGTTTGCGATCATGGCTTCGTTGATGGCATTGGTCGTACACATGCAGCCGATGTCTCTGTTTGGACTGATTGGCGTACTTGGAATGACGGGTGTTGTGGTTAATAATTCTTTGGTGCTGATTAACCGAATCAACGAATTAAGAATTGAAGGTCTGAACGCGATAGATGCAGTGACTCAAGCTGCGGTCAGTCGTCTGCGTCCGATTGTGATGACATCGCTGACCACGGTGGCTGGTTTGCTGCCTCTCGCCTACGGGTTAGGGGGAACGGATGTGTTTATGGGGCCAATGTCGCTTACGCTGGGCTATGGTCTGTTGTTCTCATTGCCTGTCGTACTTTTGGTGATTCCTGCTATGTATGCGTTGTTCTTTTCTAAAGGCTCGGATTCGAGAACTGAGGACAGTTTGCACGTTGAGAACACGTTAAACGCCAAGGAGTCATGAAACGCGGTTTTGTGACCCGTTGTGCAATAACTCATTTAACTTGAAATCGGTTCGATTAGGTATGCCATTTCATTTAAATAACAGGTTATAGTGTCGCAAAAATTAGCGACACTTATTGTTCTTAGAAGTGAATAGCTCAGAACACCAAAGTGAAGCTTCTAACAATATTACACGCACAACATATAGGTTTAGCAATGACGCTTAAAAGCTTGGCATGCACCATCAGCGCAGTTCTACTGGCAGGCTGTGGTTCGACGGTCGCGACTCAAACATACAACGCCGATCTGATCATCACCAATGGACAGGTTCTAACAATCAACTCTGAAATGGATGTGATTGAAGACGGTGTGGTAGTCGTTAAAGATGACCAGATTATCGCAGTCGGTAATGAGGATTTGATTACTCAATATCGCGCTGAAAAGGTGATTGATGCTCAAGACGGGATTGTTATGCCGGGCATGGTCAATGCTCACAACCACCTACCTATGATTGCATTTCGTGGTTTAGGCGAAGAGGGTATTTCGAATCGCCTGTTTGCGTACTTCTTCCCGCTAGAAGCCGAAAAGCTTAGCCGTGAACTGATTTACAACGCGACTAAGCTTGGCTCTATCGAGTTGGCGCAAAGTGGTGTAACAACTTACGCTGACATGTATTACCACATGGATGAAATGGCAAAGGCGACCAAAGAAGTCGGCCTGCGCGCCGTGCTCGGTGAAACCGTGATTAAATTCCCTGTGGTTGATGCCAAAGAACCTTATGGCGGCATCGAGTATGCCAAGGGCTTTATCGAGCAGTACAAAAACGATGAGTTAATCACACCCGCTTATGCACCACATGCGGTGTACACCGTGAGCAAAGACAAGCTGCAAGAAATCAATAAACTGTCGGCTCAATACGATGTACCTGTGTTGATTCACGTTGCTGAATTCCCGAATGAAGAAAAGCGCATCAAGGACGAAACCAAAGCGGCATCACCAGTCGAATACATGTACGAAATTGGTGTGTTGGATGAGCGAGTCGTGATTGCGCACGGTATCCACCTTTCAGAGAACGACCAAAAGCTATTGAAACAGGCCGATGCGGGTATCTCATACAATCCAATGGCTAATGCCAAGGGTGCGACGGGAATCGCACCTGCGTGGGAGATGTACCGTGCTGATATGCGAATCGGTTTGGGCACAGACGGTCCTATGAGCTCGAACCAAGTCGATATCATGCGTACGCTAAGTTACGCAGCAAACATGCAACGCTTAAAGCATTCTGACCGTACGATCATGATTCCTGAGCAGGTGATTGAGATGGCAACATTGGGTGGTGCGAAAGCCCTACATATGGAAGACCAAATCGGTTCTCTTGAAGCAGGTAAGAAAGCAGACATCGTGATTGTAGAGACAACATCGGCGAACATGATGCCAAATTACGACCCATACGCGACCTTGGTTTACCAAGCGAATCCGAGCAACATCGACACCACTATTGTTAACGGTCAAATCGTAATGGAAAATCGAGTGATGCAAACCGTTCAACTGGATGAAATACGCCAGAGCGTCGATGAGTTTGAAACAGATATTAAAGCGTTTGCCAAAGAGCTTTCTAAGAAAGCGATTAAGTCGAAGAGCTTGATGGATTAGGCTCATTTAGCGTTCAATGTTACTTGTCAATTGTGCTTAATCAGAACTGACGGGTGGTTAGGTTACCGTCAGTTCTATCATCTGTTTTTCTGGAAGAATTGCTCACGGTTTACGGTTAAAGCTCGTTTGGATACTGGTTTTGAATGTGACCAATCTTCAAGTTGAACCGTGATACATCGAATGTACCACAATACTTTTTACTCATTGAATACCTCAGTTTTATAGTGGCGGCGACGTAAAAACTCGTCCCTCTAATAAAATATAAAGGTTGAAAATGAAAACCCAAGTCCTACTTTGTTCTACTCTTATTGCCCTTTCTTCAATGCCTACTTTTGCCGGAGAAACCAAGTTAGATGTGCGTTTTGGTCATAACACGGCATCTGATATTCGTGATAGCCGTGTCAAATTCATGCATACTTTTGATACAGGTTTCTACTTTAGTGCGGAGGCTGCTCAGATACATAATGATGGTTACTTTGCCGGTAATGATTCAAACGATGAAGATAAAAATGGTCTAAAAGCAGCCGCTCAAGAATTTGAAGCAACTTACAAATTTGAAATTAATGACCAGTGGTATTGGGCTCCAGGTCTGGTGACGGTCACCGCTCCAAACTGGACGGAATATCGCCCTTATCTAAAGTTGGGAACAAGCTTCGAAAATGGCGTGTCTTTAACTGGTCGTTACCGTTACAACTGGTCTAACGATGCAAATGGCAAAGACTATCTAGACGGCAGCGGCACGACTCGTGGCGCGTCTAATCAGTTTGATATCTGGCTATCAAAAAGCTTTGGTGACGTAGGTTTAATGTATAACCCTCGTTATCGTTATCAAGATGGCGTCGATCAAGGGACGGGTCGTGACGATTATTGGGAACACACGATAATGGTTAACTACCAGATTAATGAAACTTGGACACCATACATGGAGCTTGTCTCTGTCGATGAAACTTACGTGGATTCTAATGGTAATCGAGAAAATGACTATGCGGTGCGTCTAGGGTTTGTCATGAACCTTTAATTTAGCCGTTCTAGAACAAGCTATGTCCTTGAACATATATCGATTCTTGGGTATGTGTGGAATCCAAAAGAGCAGCCATTGAGCTGCTCTTTTTTGTTTGAGAGAACTGAAAGGTTGATATTAAAAAGTCAGCAGTTCTTTACCTATTTGATCAATGATTTGCAATGTGTGTATCTGAGACTCCCTGCCATACAAAGAAATACCATCTACCTGCTCCTCCAACGCGACGTTTAAGTGACAAACTTGGTCGAGAGTTGATCCATTGTGGCTTATCCCTAGTACCTTGAGCCCTTTTCGTTTTGCATTCTGTGCCATTTCTATCACAGCATTAGTCTCGCCAGATTTACTGATAAGCAGCAGGGTGCCGAGCTCAGCTCTAGTCAGTTGATGTATGTCTGTGATCACCAGATGAGGCACATTGGCTAACGACAGAAATCGAGAAAGATAGCTGACACTCACGATGGACGCGCCACGTGAGTATAAATACACCACTGGTGACGACTTGAGTGTATTGGCTACACCAATAATCTGTTGCAGGTTCGTTTCATTCGACGGTTCAGTTACTTGCTGTTTTAGCTCGCTTGCTAACTTGTAACGTAGCTCCGTATAGCTTGCGTAACCCATCTTTTTACAGACACGGTTCACCGAAGTTGTGGTCGTTAAAGCTTTATTTGCAATGGTTTTGGCGGAAATATCTTGAAGCTCACTGGCGTGGCTGATCAAGTATTCATAAATCGCACGTTCTATACCTTGAAATGTGTTCATTGCTCTCAGCTATTATTGAATAGGCTATCAATATTACGCGGGAAAACGAGAAAAATACCATGACTTCAATCACAGATGTATCGTGATACGTCACTTGTACCACGAAACTGTGTCGTCATACATTCCAGCTTCATATACTGGCTGCAGTTGATAATTACAAGGTACTAAACCATGGCTAAGAAAAAACTGGTTGCAGTGACCGCCTGCCCTACAGGCATTGCACATACTTTCATGGCAGCTAAAAAAATTCAGAGTTGGGCTGAGAAGCAAGGCTATGAGGTTAAGGTGGAAACTCAAGGTAGCGATGGTGTTAAGAACAAACTAACGGCACATGACATCGCCACTGCCGACGGTGTTGTATTAGCAGTAGACGTGCCAATTATGGATATGGAGCGTTTTGACAATGCGAACCCACTTCAAGTTCGTACTCAAGAGCTCATTAAGCGTGTCGACGATTTACTCCCTACCGTTTTCTTACGTGGTAAAGAGAAATCGGATGCGGACGTTGAGATTCATGATGAGAAACGATCGGCTTACCAAGTTGCGATAGGCCACATTATGACAGGTATCAGCTACATGTTACCTGTGGTGGTATTGGGTGGCTTGCTGATGGCCGTGGCGAAAATTACTGGTGAGTTTGTTGATATCTCGGGTACGCCAATTGAGACTCTGGATAAGCTTGGTTTTATGACGATCAAGTTTATGTACCCAATCTTTGCTGGTTACCTAGCCTATTCGATTGCGGGGAAACCAGCCCTGATTCCTGCCTTCATTGGCGGTTTGATGACAGACGAGCCGTACAAACGATTTTTCGACTTGGAAGGTTGGGCTCCCTCAGGCTTCTTTGGCGCGATAGCGATTGGCTTCATCGTCGGCTATTTGGTTCGCTATCTAAATGATGTTATTCGGGTAAGAACCGATCTTACAACGTTGAAAACTATGCTGTTAGTGCCTGCAGTGACGGGTGTGGTCATGGTGTTAACGATGGAGTACGCGATTAACCCATTCTTTGGTGCACTTAATCTCGCAATGGTCCATTTCTTTACTGAAGCCGGTGACGCAGGCCGAGGTATCTACTCAATGGTGATAGCTGCCGGAACGGCATTTGATTTAGGTGGTCCGATAAATAAAGCTGCTGGTTCGGTTGCACTAGGCCTCAATGGTATGAGTGAAGGCTTTGACCTAATAGCGCGTGAGCTCGGCATCGTGATTCCACCTATCGGAGTTGGTTTAGCGGCGATGTTAGATGGCAAATTCCGCAAACGTGTGTTTACTCCAGAAGAACAAACCGTAGGTAAAACTTCTTTAATGCTTGGCATGATCGGTATTTCAGAAGGTGCAATTCCGTTCATTCTTAAGAACCCTAAGATGATTCCAATCATGATCCTTGGCTCAGTTATAGGCACTCAATTAGCTGTGGTTCTTAATGTTTTCCAAAGCTTGCCTCTACCCGCTGTTTGGGGGTGGTTCCTGTCTTCAGACCCAATTAGCTACACATTATCTGTATTCGTTGGTTCAGGGTTTATAGCGATAGCACTCTTGCTGTGTACGAAACCTCAGCCGAGCAATGCCTAAGTAGGCTGCCTCATTATTCAAAATTAGAGAGGGGGAGTAAGTACTTCTCCTTCATTCAAATTAAGACAAGTCGAGATAAATCAATGGCTAAAATTCATGTAATTCCGCATACACACTGGGATCGTGAGTGGTATTTTACTCAACAAGACAGTGACGTCTTAGCTGCATACAACTTTACTAAAGTGATTGAAACGCTAGAAGAACAGCCAGAATACAGCTGTTATCACCTAGACGGTCAGTCTTCAATTGTTGAGGATTACCTTAAAGTCCTGCCACACATGCGTGAGCGCTTGGCACAGTTGGTCGTGGATAAGCAACTATTCATTGGTCCTTGGTATACCCAAACGGATACTTACAACGTCGCTGGTGAATCGATTATCCGTAATCTGAAATACGGTATGCACATTGCCGAAAGCTTAGGGCACAGTATGAAGGTTGGCTACTTGCCTGATACCTTTGGACACAACGCGCAAATGCCAACGTTATTTAAAGGCACCGGTATTGATAACATCATCTTTTGGCGAGGCATTGACTACGACCAACAAGTAGAACGTTCGAACTTTAACTGGCGCTCGGCTGGTGGTGATGAAATTTATGCTTATAACTTGGTACATGGTTATGGTGCTGCGAAGAATATGGTTGCAACATCGGAGCATTTAGACAAAAAAATCTTCCCAATGGTTGAGAAAATTAAATCACTTTCTGGTTTGAATGAAGTGCTGATCCCATCGGGTGGTGACCAAGTCAATATTGATCCTGAGCTTCCAAAAACGTTACAGGCAGCAACGCAGCGCTCCCCAGACAACGACGTGTACGCAATCTCATCGATGGAAGCATTCGTTGATGTACTCCGAGCTAACAGTGATAGTTTCGAAACTTACGACGGTGAATTCAAAGTCCCGCGCTATGCTCGAATTCACAAGACGATTGGATCCGTTCGATACGACATTAAGAAGCTTAACTTTGATATTGAGCAGTTCCTAATTAAGAAGCTTGAAGTGGTTGTTGCTATAGCTAAAGCGCAAGGCATCACGGTACACACAGAGCTGATTGATATCGCGTGGAAGAAGATTCTTGAATGCCACGCGCACGATAGCATTGGTGGTTGTAACAGTGATGCGACTAACGCCGATATCATGCACCGCCTCAAGCAGGCTCAAGAAATCTGTCATGGCTTATATAACCTAGTGATTAAAGAGATTGCGAGCAGTTGTCACGATGACGAGTTGATGTTGTTCAACGGACAACTTCAACCTTACACGGGGTTCGTTAAAGCGGTTGTATTCAGTTCGCATGAGAACATCGTCATTACTGATGGTCAACAAGAGTGCGCAATCGAAGTGATCAAACGTGAAACTTTAGATGGTGGCAAGGTCATTGAGGTCACTAAAGATGGTGAGAAAGAAGTATCCGTGCCGCCTTACTACCGTTTTGAATTAAACATTTCGGTGAATGATTTACCTGCTATGGGATATCAGGTATTTGAGGTTCAGAGAAGCAATCAAAGCAACCGAAAAGTTGAAGTACGAGATCAAACATCGATAGAGAACGGTTCGCTTATGTTGACGTGTGAGGGGAGTCAACTTCAATTAGTCGACAAAAATACCAACCGTGTTATTCCTCAACTTCTCACGTTTGAGGAGCAGGCGGACGACGGTGACTCTTATGATTTCTCGCCACTAAGAGGTGATACACCACTTTATAACCAAACGATTGAACTCATTGAGACGCAGATTGGTGACACCGAACAAGTGATGAAGGTACGAGCAACATTAGACATCCCTGTTGATCTTGATGCCCGCGTCGCGAATCAAAATGATCACCAAGCGGTGTTTGATGTGATGTTAACGCTTTGCAAAGATAACCAGCAACTCGTTGTAAGCATTGTCACGATTAACCAAGCAAAAGATCATCGAGTGCGTGTCTTGGTCAATTCTGATGTTCAAACTAACACTTCGATCAGTACTCAGCCATTCGCTTTGATGGAGCGACCTGTCGAACCATCGATTTCTGGTTGGGAGAAAAGCTTCCGTGAGTGCCCAATTGATGTAGAAACCACTGATGGTGCCGTAGCACTAGCCAGCGAAAACAAAGCGCTAGTCATTAATGGCAGCGGCCTTAAAGAGTTCCAAGTTATCAAAGGAGAGCACTCAGACAAGATTGCGCTCACTCTATTTAAATCAACGGGTGTACTTGGAAAAGATGATCTAGCGTGGCGACCTGGCCGAGCTTCTGGCATCAATAATACGGTTGTTCATACACCGGATGCTCAATTACAAAAATCCATGCAATTTAGTTTTGCTCTCGCTCTTACTGAAGATGCGCACCACAGCACGGTGCGTAAGCTAGAGCGCCAATATCTCGATGTGCCGTTTAGCTACCAAAAACAAACACTGAACAGTTTT is a genomic window of Vibrio crassostreae containing:
- a CDS encoding efflux RND transporter permease subunit, whose product is MNFLAYFANRQFLARIITVMVLLTGAMSLMQLNLQEYPDVAMDTAEIETSYPGATAQDIELNITNPIEKELRSVDGIAYFSSESSEGRSFIEVEYLPGEDAAVILRDIQQAVDRVGNLPKDIDSPPVVTQQKTSSLDVYHFGVSLSESNTDPASLQHYAYQLEKRINNLGGVGSIKLSGFNEREFWVEVDPEKARRYQVAFDDISTAIEQHNLSQSGGFVESWSQEQKIVTMTKVASVDDVSNIVIKALDSGQVVRVSDVANVIDTFARATEDPVMSGKPAVIFSITNSGSADVTATIDSIKALLDQESERTGGKFIFQTSLDLGKDMGEKFSIVATNGAIGLVLVLLILSMILQRRVAFWVSVSIPFCVFGVMIVLPIMGLNLDSITLAALLLVIGIIVDDSVIIAESIFQEKEAGKKGVDAAVSGTLKVIKPLMASLVTTALVFIPMMFIPGTMGKAVAVIPITVIAALVFSFIECTLTLPAHLASAKESSSKAQKKDRFEWIANHYLSLLNLALNYKKSVIALALVGFAISGFLVSSLKVDIFPTEAGKYIEVYTEVKAGTPLSKVREAHQSIEQAIESLPETELVSYELVYSSPVSQGTINLTNFDQRSRSAEQIIASLNEELAQLSGDMFIKFSIDAGGPPPGEPVEVRVLGGTESERNQTVELVMAWLEDYQGVTSINHSEALKDPQLNIVPQYHWLAKYNLTVSDLSNALRVGFDGNSVTSTWLGDQEVDIRVVLDEQFRDLEKLKTTKIYTADGQQVPLSRLAMVEQIEIPRLIKHYNGEREVTVSAALSDESISPVALADELVTELTGQYPSSVTINVGGEAESTNETMSGFMVVFPAAMVAIYFVLAVMFNSLLQPLLIMAVIPFAIMASLMALVVHMQPMSLFGLIGVLGMTGVVVNNSLVLINRINELRIEGLNAIDAVTQAAVSRLRPIVMTSLTTVAGLLPLAYGLGGTDVFMGPMSLTLGYGLLFSLPVVLLVIPAMYALFFSKGSDSRTEDSLHVENTLNAKES
- a CDS encoding amidohydrolase → MTLKSLACTISAVLLAGCGSTVATQTYNADLIITNGQVLTINSEMDVIEDGVVVVKDDQIIAVGNEDLITQYRAEKVIDAQDGIVMPGMVNAHNHLPMIAFRGLGEEGISNRLFAYFFPLEAEKLSRELIYNATKLGSIELAQSGVTTYADMYYHMDEMAKATKEVGLRAVLGETVIKFPVVDAKEPYGGIEYAKGFIEQYKNDELITPAYAPHAVYTVSKDKLQEINKLSAQYDVPVLIHVAEFPNEEKRIKDETKAASPVEYMYEIGVLDERVVIAHGIHLSENDQKLLKQADAGISYNPMANAKGATGIAPAWEMYRADMRIGLGTDGPMSSNQVDIMRTLSYAANMQRLKHSDRTIMIPEQVIEMATLGGAKALHMEDQIGSLEAGKKADIVIVETTSANMMPNYDPYATLVYQANPSNIDTTIVNGQIVMENRVMQTVQLDEIRQSVDEFETDIKAFAKELSKKAIKSKSLMD
- a CDS encoding oligogalacturonate-specific porin KdgM family protein, which encodes MKTQVLLCSTLIALSSMPTFAGETKLDVRFGHNTASDIRDSRVKFMHTFDTGFYFSAEAAQIHNDGYFAGNDSNDEDKNGLKAAAQEFEATYKFEINDQWYWAPGLVTVTAPNWTEYRPYLKLGTSFENGVSLTGRYRYNWSNDANGKDYLDGSGTTRGASNQFDIWLSKSFGDVGLMYNPRYRYQDGVDQGTGRDDYWEHTIMVNYQINETWTPYMELVSVDETYVDSNGNRENDYAVRLGFVMNL
- a CDS encoding MurR/RpiR family transcriptional regulator, whose product is MNTFQGIERAIYEYLISHASELQDISAKTIANKALTTTTSVNRVCKKMGYASYTELRYKLASELKQQVTEPSNETNLQQIIGVANTLKSSPVVYLYSRGASIVSVSYLSRFLSLANVPHLVITDIHQLTRAELGTLLLISKSGETNAVIEMAQNAKRKGLKVLGISHNGSTLDQVCHLNVALEEQVDGISLYGRESQIHTLQIIDQIGKELLTF
- a CDS encoding PTS fructose transporter subunit IIC produces the protein MAKKKLVAVTACPTGIAHTFMAAKKIQSWAEKQGYEVKVETQGSDGVKNKLTAHDIATADGVVLAVDVPIMDMERFDNANPLQVRTQELIKRVDDLLPTVFLRGKEKSDADVEIHDEKRSAYQVAIGHIMTGISYMLPVVVLGGLLMAVAKITGEFVDISGTPIETLDKLGFMTIKFMYPIFAGYLAYSIAGKPALIPAFIGGLMTDEPYKRFFDLEGWAPSGFFGAIAIGFIVGYLVRYLNDVIRVRTDLTTLKTMLLVPAVTGVVMVLTMEYAINPFFGALNLAMVHFFTEAGDAGRGIYSMVIAAGTAFDLGGPINKAAGSVALGLNGMSEGFDLIARELGIVIPPIGVGLAAMLDGKFRKRVFTPEEQTVGKTSLMLGMIGISEGAIPFILKNPKMIPIMILGSVIGTQLAVVLNVFQSLPLPAVWGWFLSSDPISYTLSVFVGSGFIAIALLLCTKPQPSNA
- a CDS encoding glycoside hydrolase family 38 N-terminal domain-containing protein produces the protein MAKIHVIPHTHWDREWYFTQQDSDVLAAYNFTKVIETLEEQPEYSCYHLDGQSSIVEDYLKVLPHMRERLAQLVVDKQLFIGPWYTQTDTYNVAGESIIRNLKYGMHIAESLGHSMKVGYLPDTFGHNAQMPTLFKGTGIDNIIFWRGIDYDQQVERSNFNWRSAGGDEIYAYNLVHGYGAAKNMVATSEHLDKKIFPMVEKIKSLSGLNEVLIPSGGDQVNIDPELPKTLQAATQRSPDNDVYAISSMEAFVDVLRANSDSFETYDGEFKVPRYARIHKTIGSVRYDIKKLNFDIEQFLIKKLEVVVAIAKAQGITVHTELIDIAWKKILECHAHDSIGGCNSDATNADIMHRLKQAQEICHGLYNLVIKEIASSCHDDELMLFNGQLQPYTGFVKAVVFSSHENIVITDGQQECAIEVIKRETLDGGKVIEVTKDGEKEVSVPPYYRFELNISVNDLPAMGYQVFEVQRSNQSNRKVEVRDQTSIENGSLMLTCEGSQLQLVDKNTNRVIPQLLTFEEQADDGDSYDFSPLRGDTPLYNQTIELIETQIGDTEQVMKVRATLDIPVDLDARVANQNDHQAVFDVMLTLCKDNQQLVVSIVTINQAKDHRVRVLVNSDVQTNTSISTQPFALMERPVEPSISGWEKSFRECPIDVETTDGAVALASENKALVINGSGLKEFQVIKGEHSDKIALTLFKSTGVLGKDDLAWRPGRASGINNTVVHTPDAQLQKSMQFSFALALTEDAHHSTVRKLERQYLDVPFSYQKQTLNSFENRLERFQVRFDARDRLASFSLLSMTQALELSSIGHSFYKKEAVIIRLFNPTDSEVDLDLNAFGQFKQIELVDYREQPKLYTGSGIDTGGQSCVVKPNNSIDVRVTFNVAR